From the Triticum urartu cultivar G1812 chromosome 4, Tu2.1, whole genome shotgun sequence genome, the window CCTTTTTTCTGGGCAAATGTGGCATACATATTATGGTTGGCTGAATAATATGTTGATGTTGTGTGTCCCCTCTGTGCCTATATTGAAGTTGTCCCTAAGACCCACTTCAGACTCTTCATGTCTGGCACCTTTGTAAACAATTTGTTCTTCTTGGAGCTCCACATGCCCTACCCTTTGTCATTGACAGCAACCTCACCCTCCTCACCAGGACATGGCCACCATCTATAACCTTCAATGAAACCCCATCACATCCGGTGCATGTCCAAAAACCCGGATTTTCTTTGGTACAACACCGAGTATTTGCATTCACGACATGTATAACATATCTTTCTGGCACCCTTTCACACCATATCTCACTGGACAGTATCAAGAAACTCATTCATAGATCTATGGAGAGTAAGTGTCATCTGGTCGCTGGCGTACATCCAATTTCAATCCGTATGGACTATCAATCCCTATGATAAGAAGATTAATTAGTCACAGACATTTCATTTCCCCTCTTTGTTTTGTAATCAGCAACATCCGAAGATTAAAGTGTCTCGATTATGTGATTCATTCCTTGACGGTGTTTAGCGTACCTCCAGTTGCCAACGCCAATAGAAATTTAACTTCATGATGTTGATACAGCTGTTCTTCAAGATCAAAGTAATCATTCCAGTTCTCCCATACCACAAAAACATTCCTGCAGTTTACTTTCAGTACAACATAACAAAAATATTGTTGTTTGTCACAGCCTGCAGCAACTAAAGTCATTTTCTCACCTGGTGTTTCTCAATTCAAGCAAGTTTATCGATGTGAAAGAATCATCACAACAGAAAGATGGGAATTCTGAACGCGGCTTCACAACTTCTGTCACCCACGGAGTGATTTTCTGTATGGTTCTGTCTCGATCGTGTCTCCTGGACTTGCTTTTCGGTACTTCAGTTGTACGTAGTTGTAAGCATTCGATGACATTCAAATCCTGATCTGTTTGATTTTGTATGTAGAGGACGACTACTTGAGCTGCTTAGAGAAGTACACGCCTGAATACCCCTGAGAGAGGAGTCATAGCTCAACGCCGTCTAGCAGGAAGAAACCAACCAAAGACATAAAGGGCAAGAATGCAGATGCAATGTGCCAGAAGCCAATAATGGGTGGAGTTAATTGACTTCAAatgaagaagaaaaggaagaggaagaggaagagaagatgAGCATAGTGAGACCAAATTCAAATTATAATGGGCAAGTTCCTCACTGGTAGAGAAAGAAAACATTTCATGAATGTTATTGCAAACACATGTAATAATCTGATCAAGAATGAATGCAAAAGCAATTTCTTTGCTAAGATAGATTAGATAGAAAGAAGATATATTACATGCATCAACAAGCTACAGAAGGAGGTGCACAAAATGTATCTGCATGTATGTAACCTAGCCAGCTACAAGGATCAGTACCCTACTGCGTTCCAAAATTCCTCTCTTGTTGGGCTCACACAAAACTTGTCATACATCCCCAGCTAACACAACACAAACAAACTTGACGTATAACTCAACACAACATGAATCATGTGAACAAGCAAGAACGGATTTGCTTCTGTAGGCTAACAAAACTAGAAGGGAGTCTGGCACAGCGGGCATGTGGACTTGTTGGAGGTGGAGAACCACTTGTAGAGGCAGGCGCCGTGGAACTTGTGCTTGCACGTCTTGCACGCCAGCCGCGGGAGCCCGTGGTTGCTCGTGTGCAGGATGCTGTAGCAGATGGGGCACTCCTCCACCCCCTCAAACTCCTTGTCGAAGTTGCTCTTCCAGGTCCGGATCGCCTCGGCAACAGCACCGTTCTGGTTGCGCACAAACGACGTCAGCGACAGCAGCCATTTCCTGCACTTGACCTCGCTGATGCCCAGGCTTCTCGTGCATTCAACCTCCACGTGCCGCAGAGGGTAACAGCTCGGAAGCCGTATCACAAGATCAATCCCTGTTTCTTCCTTCTTGTACGTAGCAATGATCTCATACGCCGACCGATTCACGCTCACCGAGAATGTCTCATCAGCGTAAACAGACTCCTTGACCTTTTTGCAATTAATATACTTTATTAGTTAGTTTAACCACCAGGCAGACAGACAACTATATAATAATATGGAGTACAACGTAATTCGTTCATGGTCAATAACAAGGTGAAAAAAAACCCTGGTAAAATGAATGGCATACCTGACAAAACTCGTCTAGTAGAAGCGGAGGACTGCACCATACTCTAGTCAAGGACTCGATGGATGATGACAGTGAACGATCTCTCAAGCCAGTAAACCATGTGCGCACATACGAAGGCAGCAGTCTAATCATCATCCCGTACAATGACCCCGCCAGTGAGGCCATCTCCAAAACCCCAACAGGCCAAAGGGATTCCACATATGGCAGCAGTGAGCATGTTACGATGGCACCCTTGGAAGCCTCTGCGGCAGCTTTTGCTTCAGGCACCAGTTCAGCATCTTTCTTCTTCCCGCTGGCGCTAGCTCCACCACCACTCCCACTCCTTAATGGGATATGCTGGAAAATGCAATCCAATATGCACGGACTAATCTTATCTTGTACATATGATAACAGCAATGCCCTGCTAGTGGATGATAACGGCAGTCGCTGAAGGTGTGATAACAGTAATGCCCAGGCAACAAACACATTAACCTATACACAGCGAGTCAAAACACACAAAAAAAAACTAATATTAGCACATGGATGTATGAACCAAAAGATATATATGGCTGAACTAATAATAATACAGCAGAAATGCAAGTATATTAATTATTATACCCTGTCTCGTGCAATCAGATCTGTTTTGGCAAGTTCAGAAGTAGGTATCTCAATCAAGGCCGAGAGTTCATCCCTGAGGCATAGGGCCTTCTCTGAATCTGGTGTCGACTCAATACTTTGTTGATCCATGTCAGACTCCTGAGGGTTTTCTCCATTGACTAGTGAAACTTCACATAGGGGCTCAGACATAAGTAGAGAGTAAGCTGCAAACTGTAGGTGGGATATTGGCTCCGAGGAGAACAGAATTGAATATAGCCCACTGACTGAATCCTTGCTTAGTCCCCACAGTTTCATGGACTCCAGTGCACATCCTCTAATCTGTGGTGAAGCACCGATGATGAATGATGCCACTAGTTCCCAAAAATGCAGATAAACCACACGGCCGGAAGCTACGATGGATGAAGCCTCTTCACTACAAGATCCCGCAATTGCCTCTGAAACACCAGAAGCCAAGAACAAACGAAGGACATTCTCCATCATCTTATCATTACTCTCTGCATACTCCCCTGATCTAATAAGCTGCAGAGTTTGGGATTCATGGAGACTGCCAACATGGTTGAGGCAACACAATGTAACCAGAGCAGATTCAGCAAAAGTAAATGTTAGCTCCTCTGGAGCGCAAGCTATCAGTTTAAGCTTCTCCAAAATATCCTCAGCGGATGTCCGGTTTATTACAGCATCATTCACGCCATCTGTCATTTCTTCAACAAGTAAAACAGACGATTCAATCCACTTTCGTAGAATACGGAACACAAAGCACCAATCGTCTTCACCAAGTTTTGTACAGCAATAACCAACCATAACCGCTGTTAGCTTCACTCCCAAAAGTTCAGCAGTTTTCGACAGGCTAGTTCCACTAGAGGACAATGATGGATCTGCGCTAGCATAGAAAGCCCGGTACCTCGAAAACAGAGTAAGCAGTAATGATGTTTCTGCATCGCTGATCTCACGTTCAAACATAACTACCAGTTTCGCTGTTCCTCCAGTTATCTCCAACGGGAAGCAAGATAACACCACTTGCATCCAATCCTCAATATCTGCCAAAGTAACAGATGATATATTTATTATCTGACTGTAAAAGCATACGGAGTATTATTTATATACACTAGTACAATTTGGAAGGATTATAGTGTAGCCTACCTTGTTGAGTTACTTCCCTTGTGCTCAATGACAGACAAGAGATGGCTTCATTAAGCCAACTCAATATGCTTTCTCCCACCAAATCAGTGCACGAAGAAGCTTCACCCGACTTCATTTTTTCTGTCAAGGGCTTGATGATTGTACTCATGACGAAGGGAAGAGTCCTTAAACATTTTCTATTCACTGTTGAACTGACAAAAAGACTACCCAGTAGCTTTTCAAAAAGTACAACTGCATCGGATTCTCTCCAAATACATTCCTTTGAGTAAGTAGTAAATAACAAAGCCACAAGAGCACGGAGAAAACGATCTTGAATTTTGTCAATCTCACTGTCAGACAGATGCCAAACATTGAACAGTGCCCAGTTACTACTCTCGTGCATCAGGGCCCCTTCTAGCAACGTATCAAGCAAAAAGGGCATGATGCTGACCTCAAGACACGAGTCAGTTTTCATGTACTGAACTAGAGAAGGTAAGAATGTGCTAAATGCACTTCCCCCTTTCCACTTCCAGGTGCAGATCATCTCAGCAGCAACCCATGCTCTGGAGAAGGAAGAAACATGTGAAGTAACATCAATCGATGATGATGTGGTACAATGCTGATTTCTTGGAATCCCTAGAATCACTTCGCCAAAGCTAAGGTTTAGGACAAGCTTGTCAACAAAAGCAACGAACCGCTGATGTTTCAGTTCCTGCATCAAAAGAAATCGTCCATATTAGGCGCATTTAGTTATTTCCACTGTATTCAATAGTAACAACTCAGGTATTTGAAACTAAATAACCAACTTAAGCTTGCCTAGAATTTTGTCAAGGAAAAAAATAAATATACTTCCATTATGAAAAGAAAAAAATTCAAGTTTTAATGTATATTCCGCTTCAGAATATTTAACCTATGTATACATTCCTTTGGTCAAATTTTAGGACTTCATTTTTTATTTTCTAAACACTTTGCAAATTAATCAAGAAAGGAAAAGATAATGAAGCTAAGCCTCATCCTGTCATTCTTCAAACAAGCAATAttcaaatgagagagagagagagaactaTGCTATTATATCGTAGAGAGAACTGGAGCACGTCTTGTTAGTGTGCAAATAATAGAAGCATGCACTGGTTTTGGTGGGGTGGGAGTAAAAAGAAACAGATTCTTACAGTTTCTTCTGTAGCAAGCGGTTCAGATTGGATCTTCACTGATGCATGGCCATTCTGTAAAGAAGGCTTCACCCAGAGTGGCCAATTTTCTCCCTCGGATAACAAGATGCCAAAAAAACTTTGCACCTTTATGTGGTCAAGACAGATGAGTCTCAACATGTCCACCACCCACTCAGAACATAAGGCTGCTGTCCTATCAATACGCAAGTCACTTGTATCAAATACAGCATACCTGACAGACTGTGCTAGAATATTAGCTAGTCTATTCAAAGTGTCTGAATGAAGGTCATTCCAAAAGGATGGGATTAAGCTTTGGCGGAAAGCATGTATATGTTCTGCAAGGTTAGCCTTCAAATGCACTGTACCACCCAAATGATCATCTGAGCTGTTGCACATCGAAGTCTCAACATCAATTTCTTCCTTGTGACCTTCCAAATCATTCTCTTCTACAAGAGTTAAAGCCATGCTGCATTCCCATTCGATGGTAAACAAAGCCGCCAGAATATGAGAGAAAACCGAATCTTCCTCGTGTATCCTTAGCGCAAACAAGCTACGCTCAAAAACTTGAAAAGCGAACTGAGCCATCTCAAAGTTTGCCAACAAGGACTGTTCTCCTAGAAGCTTCAAATGCTCGTGTTCCGCTGGCAACAACAGAAGATGTGTAGACCTTGTCCATTCAAAAGTTGATGGGATGAGTACCGATGCCAAAGACTTCAAGATGGATTCACGAATTTTGCAAACAGCCTCAGCAGAAAGAAAACAAACTTGATCATCTTGACTGGAGCCACCAAGTGCAGCactacaatttcacatattataaaACTGAAGTCAAGCCCACATCAACCACATATTTTGTGGAACATCACCAACATGGCAACTAGAGTAAACCAAATTATCAACAGTTTCTGTCGCTGAGTTATCAAAATGAATTATAACTTTTGACTAAAAGAACGGACATAATAAAGTTAGAAGCACATACCATAGAAAATGTACATGAGAATCTGTAGCGGGCAGATCACAGAAGACAGATACTGCAACAGAATCCAATAGATCATGTCGCCAATGTTCTGGTAGGGAACCACTTCTCTGCAAATTTCCCAGCTTTCCCCCAGCAATTCTTTCTCTGACTTTTTGAAGTATAAGCGTCAGCAGTTCAAATTGGTCATTACTGTGTGAGATTTTATCATCAACTGATCGCTTTTGTTTAGCTATAATATATTTGATGATCAAACACCACTGGTCAGAAAAGCAGTCTTCTTGAATTAAAGAAAGCACTAAATCAATCTTTGAGCTGCAGGTGATATCCTTCCCATCCAAGCACCAAGGGACAAAGTCGGAATTGAATACATTCAAATAAGGCTCAACATATGATTTATCATCATTTTTCTCAGAATATTTCAAGAACAGGTGGACAGGCCCGAATATTTCAACCAAATTTAGAAGGAGTTTAACAAGACTTGGGGAGTCCTGCATCAAAGCAAAAAAAACTTGAATTAAGTAAACTTGCCAAGTACTTTGCATATCAACACAATATATCATTAATTTTGTAACACATTTTTGCTGCAGTATATATCAATATTAGCATGATATAAGTTGAGGAAACAAACAGATATGACGAAGCTGGTAACAAACTTCTACCTACGAAAAATAATTAACTTCAAAGATGTGGAGGACAATCAAAAGCATTGGTGGCCACTCAAGACCGTGACTGCCTACTTGTTCCACATGTAACGTTATAGCTCAACAAAATCAAGAATACACACTGCTGTAGGCCACAATGAAGTACCCATGCATCTGGATTTATCATCTAACAGAGAACATTTGCACCATTTCTAGCAAAATGCAACACTTGGTGAAAAGAGACCCTGTACTTAATCGACAGCAAGTCATTTACCCAATGGTCAGGAAGTGTTACAAAGATTTTATATTTTTACAAATAAATATACATGCTCGGTTGCATTAATCAGTGTGCAGTGTGAAACTTCTATGGACAGTTTCATGTGTCCGTGCGCCCGTACCTGTGTGTGTGTCATAGACCTCAACCCATGCCAAACTATTACAACTGATCAAGATCAAGAATTCACATTGCTGCAACTAAGTACCCTATATCTAGATTTATGATATACGGAAAACATTTGCATGCAAGACACCATTTCTAGAAAAATAGTATAACGCTTAATGGAAGAGGCCCTTTACTCAATTCAGAGCAAGTAATGGATTCAGTGCCTTAGCTTACCATTGACTTGATGGCTGGCAGAGAATGTATAACCAGTGGTCTTGCTAAGTTTTCCAGCGGCCATGTCCTACGGTTCTGTACAGCGAGTAGATCCAAAGAACAAAAGAAAGAAGCAAGTTGGTCTACATGATCCTGAAATTTTGATAGCTTCTCCCCTTGGTGAACTATGTCCAAATAGACCCTCAACAGAGACTCACAAGCAACTTCCAACAAATGACTTTCTGCAACTGAAATCTCATCCAGTATTTCGACGATACATTTCCCCAAGTCCTGATAATAGTAAATTGGAAGGCGCACGTTCTGCACCAACAATGACTTATGAGATAGCTGGTGATCATCAGTAGTTGCTTCTTCAGACAACAAACCTGGAATTGTGTCCAGGTTTTTGGATAACGATAGTTGAAGGTAATCATGCCAGACAATTTTAACTAGCACATTCTTTATAAGCCTGTTGTGAATATTATCTGAAGAATCTCCTACAGAATTTCTGAGATGAAAAAGGGAAAGCTAATTAATGCAGAAACAGGAGAAGTTGCAAACAAATGAAATCAAACTTAATAAACCAGTGAAAGTTTTAAAAGGATACCTTGGTACTTTCTTAAGAAGCCACAAAAAGCTCTGTTTGAAGGCAGTGAAGAAAGCCAAACTGTCAGCAGCTGATAACTGCCTCTGGTTTCTACCAGCCCAAAGATTTTGTAAGAACTCAATAGCAAATTTCTCTGTAGCAACTTCTGATGGTATAACATCCAAAAACTGAACAATTAGAGGGTATGAGGCCTGTTTAGACCCATAGCAACCATTTTGTAGGAAGTGCCAAAACCGATTGAGGACAACCTTGTGAATGTTGCAATATGACCAAGCCTCTGGAAACTTTCTAGAAAAAACAAGAATAGTGTCCCACATAGCAGAGTGGCACAATGGGTCCTTCTCACTGAAGGCGCCAAGTATTGTGGACGACAGTATCTTCATGGCTTCTTCGTTGAAAACATGAGGAACATACTTGATATAACTTGTAAGCAGAGTATATGTAGCTGACCGTATAGCGGCACTTTTTGACTTCAGAAAATCGATAAAATATTTATGCATAGTAAGTGCGGCTTCAGCAGAAGACAATGTGGCAGATCGAACTTTTAAATGACTCTTGCTTTCGGTATTTGCACTTTCACCGCCATTACTTTTTAATTTTACTCCTAGTAAAATGTCGATAAGAGTTGCCATTGCTAACAGTGACGATGATATTACCTAACACAAGGAGACAGAAAAGTGGATGGCGGGTATTAGAAGCACAGTAGGAATTTGGAGATAGAACACCATAAGTGGAAGACCATAATTATATCCAGCAGCGAAACATATTGAAAGCTCCATTTCATAAGAAAATAGAGGCTCAGTCAGGCTCAAGGCATAGCTTTTCCTTTCCCCTGCTGCACGCCACTCGTGGTGGCAATGGAGAGGAGGATGCGCAGGCAGTAGTGTAGCATTTCTACATACATACAGATTCATAGTAATAACAGGAAGCAGCGGTATGAAGGGCGCATCTGATGCTAAAATAACAGGAGCATCAGCAAAACAACAAATTGATGGCCTAATTGACTACCCAAAACGAATTGCAACAGATCTAAGCACCACTTCGGAAAGCACAAAGAACACACAGAGATCTATCTACAACTCCCGATTTGAACCACCACTTAATGCCCAGCCCCTATCCGCACAACAAGGCTTACGTGTTGGGAAATCA encodes:
- the LOC125553243 gene encoding E3 ubiquitin-protein ligase listerin, whose protein sequence is MGKSKGRASSSGLAASLLPDAQGAVPAVGFGGYHGASRVDPAALHLLPSDDPDAPARLPPDVDAQVLQHLRRLGRKDPTTKLKALSTLSVLFAEQPTDQVVQIVPQWAFEYKRLLLDYNRDVRRATNDTMSSLVTAVKKGLAPHLKSLMGPWWFSQFDPAAEVAQAARRSFEAAFPQSDRRLDALMLCVKETFVYLNENLKLTTQALSDKVTPTDELEDMHHRVISSSLLAMATLIDILLGVKLKSNGGESANTESKSHLKVRSATLSSAEAALTMHKYFIDFLKSKSAAIRSATYTLLTSYIKYVPHVFNEEAMKILSSTILGAFSEKDPLCHSAMWDTILVFSRKFPEAWSYCNIHKVVLNRFWHFLQNGCYGSKQASYPLIVQFLDVIPSEVATEKFAIEFLQNLWAGRNQRQLSAADSLAFFTAFKQSFLWLLKKVPRNSVGDSSDNIHNRLIKNVLVKIVWHDYLQLSLSKNLDTIPGLLSEEATTDDHQLSHKSLLVQNVRLPIYYYQDLGKCIVEILDEISVAESHLLEVACESLLRVYLDIVHQGEKLSKFQDHVDQLASFFCSLDLLAVQNRRTWPLENLARPLVIHSLPAIKSMDSPSLVKLLLNLVEIFGPVHLFLKYSEKNDDKSYVEPYLNVFNSDFVPWCLDGKDITCSSKIDLVLSLIQEDCFSDQWCLIIKYIIAKQKRSVDDKISHSNDQFELLTLILQKVRERIAGGKLGNLQRSGSLPEHWRHDLLDSVAVSVFCDLPATDSHVHFLCAALGGSSQDDQVCFLSAEAVCKIRESILKSLASVLIPSTFEWTRSTHLLLLPAEHEHLKLLGEQSLLANFEMAQFAFQVFERSLFALRIHEEDSVFSHILAALFTIEWECSMALTLVEENDLEGHKEEIDVETSMCNSSDDHLGGTVHLKANLAEHIHAFRQSLIPSFWNDLHSDTLNRLANILAQSVRYAVFDTSDLRIDRTAALCSEWVVDMLRLICLDHIKVQSFFGILLSEGENWPLWVKPSLQNGHASVKIQSEPLATEETELKHQRFVAFVDKLVLNLSFGEVILGIPRNQHCTTSSSIDVTSHVSSFSRAWVAAEMICTWKWKGGSAFSTFLPSLVQYMKTDSCLEVSIMPFLLDTLLEGALMHESSNWALFNVWHLSDSEIDKIQDRFLRALVALLFTTYSKECIWRESDAVVLFEKLLGSLFVSSTVNRKCLRTLPFVMSTIIKPLTEKMKSGEASSCTDLVGESILSWLNEAISCLSLSTREVTQQDIEDWMQVVLSCFPLEITGGTAKLVVMFEREISDAETSLLLTLFSRYRAFYASADPSLSSSGTSLSKTAELLGVKLTAVMVGYCCTKLGEDDWCFVFRILRKWIESSVLLVEEMTDGVNDAVINRTSAEDILEKLKLIACAPEELTFTFAESALVTLCCLNHVGSLHESQTLQLIRSGEYAESNDKMMENVLRLFLASGVSEAIAGSCSEEASSIVASGRVVYLHFWELVASFIIGASPQIRGCALESMKLWGLSKDSVSGLYSILFSSEPISHLQFAAYSLLMSEPLCEVSLVNGENPQESDMDQQSIESTPDSEKALCLRDELSALIEIPTSELAKTDLIARDRVNVFVAWALLLSHLQRLPLSSTSRALLLSYVQDKISPCILDCIFQHIPLRSGSGGGASASGKKKDAELVPEAKAAAEASKGAIVTCSLLPYVESLWPVGVLEMASLAGSLYGMMIRLLPSYVRTWFTGLRDRSLSSSIESLTRVWCSPPLLLDEFCQVKESVYADETFSVSVNRSAYEIIATYKKEETGIDLVIRLPSCYPLRHVEVECTRSLGISEVKCRKWLLSLTSFVRNQNGAVAEAIRTWKSNFDKEFEGVEECPICYSILHTSNHGLPRLACKTCKHKFHGACLYKWFSTSNKSTCPLCQTPF